In the Quercus lobata isolate SW786 chromosome 5, ValleyOak3.0 Primary Assembly, whole genome shotgun sequence genome, one interval contains:
- the LOC115988600 gene encoding cysteine-rich receptor-like protein kinase 10, whose translation MIMGEPSINFWMTLLVLSLLIVSFHSRSRIEAVPTYSDHSCPNTSTFTINTPYQSNLNHLLAYLSSNATRDIEFYNATASATTTGSVDDTVYGLYLCRGDMSPDVCRACVAGATKDLIVRCPVEKVAVGWYEECMLRYSNRYIFSSMASDPSDYNWGLLNVSEPDRFDQLVQATMNDLATKLSNVNTGAKKFGTKEATFTAFETLYTLAQCTPDLSGADCYRCLKIAIASLPSCCSGKQLGLVQSPSCNVKYAVSPFYQIPNEQLDPESPITPKGKGQISLQTIVVVVASISVSAMLFVTGYCYLRRKQKKKYNVNQEENVESLQFDFATIEAATDKFSDDNRLGEGGFGVVYKGILSNGQEIAVKRLSQSSRQGSKEFKNEVVMVAKLQHRNLVRLLGFCLEKEEKILVYEFVPNKSLDYFLCDPKRREQLGWSTRYKIIKGIARGILYLHEDSRLKVIHRDLKASNILLDQDMNPKISDFGMAKIFGVNQTQGNTNRIVGTFGYMSPEYAMFGQFSLKSDVYSLGVLILEIISGQKNSSFCQENSTEDLLSYAWKHWRDETPLELLDPTLGDSYARDEVIRSLHIGLHCVQDNPADRPTMATVVLTLNSDFVTLPLPQRPAYFFRSRTEDNKRSNELESNQSTSKSISYSANEASITELYPR comes from the exons ATGATAATGGGCGAGCCTTCCATCAACTTCTGGATGACCCTTTTGGTCCTCTCCTTGCTGATCGTCAGCTTCCATAGCCGATCAAGAATCGAAGCTGTTCCAACTTACAGCGACCATTCTTGCCCGAACACATCCACTTTCACCATCAACACCCCCTACCAATCCAACCTCAATCACCTCTTAGCTTACCTCTCCTCCAACGCCACCCGCGACATTGAATTCTACAACGCTACTGCCTCCGCCACCACCACGGGCTCTGTCGATGATACTGTCTACGGCCTCTACCTATGCCGCGGCGACATGTCACCTGATGTCTGCCGAGCCTGTGTCGCCGGCGCAACCAAAGACTTAATAGTTCGCTGTCCAGTGGAGAAAGTTGCGGTGGGTTGGTACGAGGAGTGCATGTTGAGATACTCAAACCGCTATATCTTTTCCAGCATGGCTTCTGACCCATCTGATTACAATTGGGGCCTATTGAATGTGTCGGAGCCAGACCGGTTTGACCAGCTAGTGCAGGCAACAATGAACGACTTGGCAACCAAGCTTTCAAACGTTAACACTGGAGCCAAGAAGTTTGGGACAAAAGAAGCGACTTTCACAGCGTTTGAAACGTTGTACACACTTGCCCAGTGCACTCCGGACCTGTCCGGTGCCGATTGCTATAGATGTCTTAAAATAGCCATAGCTAGTTTGCCGAGCTGTTGTAGTGGAAAGCAATTGGGCTTAGTTCAAAGTCCTAGTTGTAATGTTAAGTATGCAGTGTCCCCGTTTTATCAGATCCCAAATGAACAGCTTGATCCTGAATCACCAATAACACCTAAAG GAAAAGGTCAAATCTCATTGCAGACAATTGTCGTTGTTGTTGCTTCGATTTCTGTTTCTGCGATGCTATTTGTTACGGGCTACTGCTACCTTAGAAGgaagcagaaaaaaaaatacaatgttaATCAGGAAGAAAATG TAGAGTCCTTGCAATTTGATTTTGCTACTATTGAAGCAGCCACCGACAAATTCTCTGATGATAACAGGTTAGGTGAAGGCGGATTTGGTGTGGTTTACAAG GGCATACTTTCTAATGGACAAGAAATAGCTGTGAAGAGGCTATCACAAAGCTCTAGACAAGGATCAAAGGAATTCAAAAACGAAGTTGTAATGGTAGCTAAGCTTCAACACAGAAATCTTGTAAGGTTATTGGGGTTTTGcttggaaaaagaagaaaaaatacttGTTTACGAATTTGTACCCAACAAAAGCCTTGACTACTTTCTATGTG ATCCTAAAAGACGAGAACAATTGGGTTGGTCAACACGTTACAAGATTATTAAAGGCATTGCTCGAGGAATCCTTTATCTTCATGAAGATTCTCGACTTAAAGTTATACATCGTGACCTTAAGGCCAGCAACATTTTGTTAGATCAAGACatgaatccaaaaatttcagattttggcATGGCAAAGATTTTTGGAGTTAATCAAACTCAAGGAAACACCAACAGGATTGTTGGCACATT TGGCTACATGTCTCCAGAATATGCTATGTTTGGGCAATTTTCTCTGAAATCCGATGTGTACAGTTTAGGGGTCCTAATTCTAGAGATTATAAGCGGCCAGAAGAACAGTTCTTTTTGTCAAGAAAATAGTACTGAAGACCTTTTAAGCTAT GCTTGGAAACATTGGAGGGATGAAACACCCTTGGAATTGTTGGATCCAACTTTGGGAGACTCTTACGCGAGAGATGAAGTCATCAGAAGTCTCCATATTGGATTACATTGTGTACAAGACAATCCAGCTGACAGGCCTACTATGGCTACAGTAGTTCTTACGCTAAACAGTGACTTTGTAACTCTGCCGCTACCTCAACGTCCAGCATATTTTTTTCGTAGCCGAACAGAGGACAACAAGCGTTCAAACGAGCTGGAGTCAAATCAATCTACAAGCAAATCGATCTCATATTCTGCCAATGAAGCATCAATTACTGAATTATACCCTCGCTAG
- the LOC115992818 gene encoding cysteine-rich receptor-like protein kinase 10 — translation MSLPSVKASMTTFLFLSLLTSFHSKISEAASVNRAYVCPKEPNFTPNSTYQSNLNHLLSSLSSNANLETGFYNTTVGHNPPNIVYGLFLCRGDVTPNVCQDCVSTATKDTVQHYCPTGIEATVWYDKCMLRYSNESFFSSMIDLPKYYSCNDSKITVLDRFDQILGTMINDSVTQATGAHDEPGATKFATKEASISSSIKLYSLVQCTPDISSYDCDKCLRGLIANIPFSCSGKQGAIALTPSCNFRYEVYQFYRILDTPPPRSGKSRISSLTIIAIVTPIAVSMVLLAMVYCLQRMSARKKSPMEEENESLLFDLATLKAATNKFSEDNKLGKGGFGEVYKGILSNGQEIAAKMLSKNSTQGAEEFKNEVAILAKLQHRNLVRLFGFCLEGEEKILVYEYVPNKSLDYFLNDPEKQRILNWSMRYKIIGGIARGILYLHEDSRLRIIHRDLKVSNILLDENMNPKISDFGLARIFGNDQTLENTHKIAGTYGYIPPEYAMYGQFSIKTDVFSFGILLLEILCGKKNTSFYTSDAAENLLSYAWKHWRGGTSLELLDPTIRDSYSEIEVNRCIHIALLCVQENPAERPTMDSIILMLNSDSVPMLSPQPPAVFLQSRAQTNMPESESDQSTRKSILLSVDEASITEVYPR, via the exons ATGAGTTTGCCTTCGGTCAAGGCCTCCATGACTACCTTTCTGTTCCTTTCCTTGCTTACTAGTTTCCACAGCAAAATTAGTGAAGCTGCCTCAGTTAACCGCGCCTATGTTTGTCCAAAAGAACCCAATTTCACTCCCAATAGCACCTACCAGTCCAATCTCAACCACCTCCTCTCTTCACTTTCCTCCAATGCTAATCTCGAAACTGGTTTCTATAACACCACCGTTGGTCACAACCCACCCAACATAGTATACGGCCTCTTTCTCTGCCGCGGCGATGTCACCCCCAATGTCTGCCAAGACTGTGTATCAACAGCAACAAAAGACACAGTTCAGCACTACTGTCCCACAGGAATTGAGGCCACAGTTTGGTACGACAAGTGCATGTTACGCTACTCAAACGAATCATTCTTTTCCAGCATGATTGACTTGCCCAAATATTACTCTTGTAACGATAGCAAGATAACTGTGCTAGACCGCTTCGATCAGATATTGGGAACCATGATTAATGACTCGGTGACTCAGGCCACAGGTGCTCATGATGAGCCCGGTGCTACCAAGTTTGCCACCAAAGAAGCCAGTATTTCTTCATCGATAAAGCTGTATAGCCTTGTTCAGTGCACTCCGGATATCTCTAGCTACGATTGTGATAAGTGTCTTCGGGGACTAATTGCAAATATTCCATTTAGTTGTAGTGGAAAGCAGGGGGCAATAGCTTTAACTCCAAGTTGCAATTTTAGGTACGAAGTGTACCAATTTTACCGGATCCTCGATACGCCACCACCTCGATCAG GAAAAAGCCGAATCTCATCACTAACAATCATTGCCATCGTTACTCCAATTGCTGTCTCAATGGTGCTATTGGCTATGGTGTACTGCCTCCAAAGGATGAGTGCAAGAAAGAAATCCCCTATGGAGGAGGAAAATG AATCCTTACTATTTGATTTGGCAACGCTTAAAGCTGCCACAAACAAGTTCTCAGAAGATAACAAGCTTGGTAAGGGTGGATTTGGAGAGGTTTACAAG GGCATACTTTCAAATGGACAAGAAATAGCTGCGAAGATGCTTTCAAAAAATTCCACTCAAGGTGCAGAAGAATTTAAGAATGAAGTTGCAATTCTAGCTAAGCTTCAGCACAGAAATTTGGTGAGGTTATTTGGATTTTGCttggaaggagaagaaaaaatactTGTCTATGAATATGTGCCTAACAAAAGTCTTGACTATTTTCTAAATG ACCCTGAAAAACAAAGAATATTAAATTGGTCAATGCGTTACAAGATTATTGGAGGGATTGCACGGGGGATCCTTTATCTTCACGAAGATTCTCGGCTTAGAATTATACACCGTGATCTTAAAGTTAGCAACATATTGTTAGATGAAAATatgaatccaaaaatttcagattttggctTGGCAAGAATCTTTGGGAACGATCAAACTCTAGAAAATACCCACAAGATAGCAGGGACATA TGGTTACATACCTCCAGAATATGCTATGTATGGACAATTCTCTATAAAGACTGATGTATTTAGTTTTGGTATCCTATTACTAGAGATTTTATGTGGCAAGAAGAACACTTCTTTCTATACATCAGACGCTGCTGAGAACCTCTTGAGCTAT GCTTGGAAGCATTGGAGGGGTGGAACATCCTTGGAATTGTTGGATCCGACTATAAGAGATTCTTATTCTGAAATCGAAGTCAACAGATGTATCCACATTGCCTTACTATGCGTTCAAGAAAATCCAGCGGAAAGACCAACAATGGACTCAATAATTCTCATGCTAAATAGTGACTCTGTTCCTATGTTATCACCTCAACCGCCAGCAGTTTTCCTTCAAAGTAGAGCTCAGACGAACATGCCAGAGTCAGAGTCAGATCAATCTACCAGGAAGTCAATATTATTGTCTGTTGATGAAGCATCAATTACTGAAGTATACCCTCGATAG